The following coding sequences lie in one Cercospora beticola chromosome 9, complete sequence genomic window:
- a CDS encoding uncharacterized protein (antiSMASH:Cluster_4), with product MIEMRLYYSQAIYNIYWHPSLLFIANAVLANSANDPEWQFYFMACLYGYGVLSTAYPVASLCFKGLLALAVESGKMPASRARFLAQELSRHGEQHDPTKSYSGIQMNLDVGELKERPGTVEELASRLESTVLAETDDAEVEDDALFDELINFS from the coding sequence ATGATCGAGATGCGGCTCTACTATTCGCAAGCGATATATAACATCTACTGGCATCCGTCCTTGCTATTCATCGCCAACGCCGTCCTCGCGAATTCGGCAAACGACCCGGAATGGCAGTTCTACTTCATGGCTTGCCTCTACGGATACGGTGTGTTGAGCACCGCGTACCCTGTTGCGAGCTTGTGCTTCAAAGGCCTGTTGGCCCTCGCAGTGGAGTCTGGCAAGATGCCAGCGTCACGAGCTCGATTCCTCGCGCAAGAGCTGTCACGACATGGGGAGCAGCATGATCCGACGAAATCATATTCGGGCATTCAGATGAATCTCGATGTGGGCGAGTTGAAGGAGAGGCCGGGGACTGTGGAGGAATTGGCTTCGAGATTGGAATCAACTGTGCTTGCTGAGACGGACGATGCGGAAGTTGAAGATGATGCTCTGTTTGATGAGTTGATCAATTTTAGTTGA
- a CDS encoding uncharacterized protein (antiSMASH:Cluster_4), with amino-acid sequence MGDRADSAASDVLLHAFGRAKRQQAAAACQRCRVRKTKCGGERPCASCAAAGVECVWITQENETRRQAIKRKHDEMLQATEPVMELHNLLMTADQDQAFDILRRVRAGQSIRGVLGHHHDIQQAHNFMYEQRVYGQLFISLAQPTAPLKDIVAVAEHIFNNSLGLHQMPAPDALRSLRSRVIKLEEITGRLPVTNGMLTETPQSSKEPRTNGHDPRDQRKSVPIHRVPASPWVSSSSSTDDGVSDLVSTYLSVTNPFARHLEPDLFLADMRSRDQHSHFCSPLLVHAVLACGSLFSEHDEAFTYDHDYLTRGEHYHKEALRLWELEKGRVSITNAQALSILSGESSWRGQDRLGWSLHQDLARMIKDLNSSEIPCDMDAQATRAYKRARACIASCVVRNHMYWIMGLFGKSGNEIVCAKNAPDLRHILKDEVMLWRPYPCSRQDPIPMHMNLMALENQSLSAFLWEILHDVCAEDRDLTQPAFWKGVRELESRMRYWYQYLPAPLHYTPKMPTPLYEFHAQYFVAQMMLNDHWAEVLLSEASIYFDKVERDAVRSRTLRYAIQSTAILRDYRQHYGYKQTPPFLFQVAAMVASILLRCMDRDKDPSKRCLHAPEVIAAFEDCCRCLLAFSMHLMLPRGINRMLHRTALEMGVKLPESVERMLEFFGKNVWTEVDWKRISSEYPNILRGPASRPGGQETIEAAVRELKI; translated from the exons ATGGGGGATCGAGCAGATTCGGCGGCCAGCGACGTCCTGCTCCACGCCTTTGGCCGCGCCAAACGCCAACAGGCCGCGGCGGCGTGTCAACGATGTCGCGTGCGGAAGACCAAATGCGGCGGAGAGAGGCCTTGCGCTTCCTGTGCCGCCGCCGGTGTAGAATGTGTCTGGATCACACAAGAAAACGAGACCCGAAGGCAAGCCATCAAGCGGAAGCACGATGAAATGCTGCAGGCCACGGAGCCCGTCATGGAGCTCCATAATCTGCTCATGACGGCCGACCAAGACCAAGCCTTTGACATTCTACGTCGAGTGCGAGCGGGCCAGTCCATCCGCGGCGTTCTCGGGCATCACCACGATATCCAACAAGCGCACAACTTCATGTATGAGCAGCGGGTCTATGGGCAGCTTTTCATTTCACTCGCGCAGCCGACAGCCCCACTCAAGGATATCGTAGCCGTTGCGGAGCATATCTTCAACAACTCTCTCGGACTCCACCAAATGCCCGCGCCTGATGCCCTGAGATCACTCCGGAGCCGCGTTATCAAGCTCGAGGAAATCACTGGAAGACTGCCAGTCACCAACGGCATGCTGACTGAGACTCCACAATCCTCCAAGGAGCCGCGTACGAACGGGCATGACCCCAGAGATCAACGCAAGTCAGTACCGATTCACCGCGTTCCTGCATCGCCATgggtcagcagcagcagcagcactgatgACGGCGTCTCGGATTTGGTCTCCACGTATCTTTCTGTGACCAATCCATTTGCTAGGCATCTAGAACCCGATCTGTTCCTGGCAGACATGCGATCTCGTGATCAGCACAGTCATTTCTGTTCGCCGCTGCTCGTTCATGCAGTTCTCGCATGTGGCTCG CTATTTTCTGAGCACGACGAGGCTTTCACATACGACCACGACTATCTCACCCGGGGTGAACACTACCACAAAGAGGCTCTTCGATTGTGGGAGTTGGAGAAGGGCCGGGTGTCAATCACGAATGCTCAGGCATTATCGATCCTATCTGGAGA ATCCTCGTGGCGTGGCCAAGATCGGCTTGGATGGTCGCTTCACCAAGATCTGGCGCGCATGATCAAAGACTTGAACAGCTCAGAGATCCCGTGCGACATGGACGCGCAGGCCACACGGGCATACAAAAGAGCTCGCGCCTGCATCGCATCATGTGTCGTTCGAAATCACAT GTACTGGATCATGGGACTATTCGGCAAGTCCGGAAACGAAATTGTCTGTGCCAAAAACGCGCCCGACCTCAGGCATATCTTGAAGGATGAAGTGATGCTTTGGCGGCCGTATCCTTGTTCCCGGCAAGATCCCATCCCGATGCACATGAACCTGATGGCCCTGGAGAACCAGTCTCTGAGTGCGTTCTTGTGGGAAATACTCCACGACGTCTGCGCCGAAGATCGAGATCTCACGCAGCCGGCCTTTTGGAAAGGTGTCAGGGAATTGGAATCGAGAATGCGGTATTGGTATCAGTACCTACCGGCTCCACTCCATTACACGCCTAAAATGCCGACACCTCTGTACGAATTCCA CGCCCAATACTTCGTCGCGCAAATGATGCTCAACGACCACTGGGCCGAAGTCCTCCTCAGCGAAGCCAGCATTTACTTCGACAAAGTCGAACGAGACGCAGTCCGCTCACGTACCCTCCGCTACGCGATCCAAAGCACCGCAATCCTCCGAGACTACCGCCAACACTACGGCTACAAACAAACTCCCCCCTTCCTCTTTCAAGTCGCCGCCATGGTGGCTTCAATCCTCCTCCGATGTATGGATCGCGACAAGGATCCCAGCAAACGCTGCCTTCACGCCCCAGAAGTCATTGCTGCGTTTGAAGATTGCTGTCGATGTCTTTTGGCTTTTAGCATGCATTTGATGCTACCGAGAGGGATTAATCGGATGTTGCATCGGACGGCGTTGGAGATGGGTGTGAAACTTCCGGAGAGTGTGGAGAGGATGTTGGAGTTTTTTGGGAAGAATGTGTGGACAGAGGTGGATtggaagaggattagttCGGAGTATCCGAATATTTTGAGGGGGCCGGCTTCGAGGCCTGGGGGCCAGGAGACGATTGAGGCGGCGGTGAGGGAGTTGAAGATCTAG
- a CDS encoding uncharacterized protein (antiSMASH:Cluster_4), with protein sequence MLGEVVQPASLTHSASPSYHETVRATIPYTQSALEFELMCKHPNAYQILEPHGPSEAVANALLTFAESPFRSQLTIGEVSPPSRLRQKHALCDASLRDLQISYWTTVPVSNDTAASIISLYLENMHPVLGTFDADLFLGDLLAHKLRFCSPFLVNAVLYYGCHPYTVFDATAPSLAWQLYDEANKMWEADQSTDSLLHVAALANMAYAGSSNGHDKDGMKYLKLARKMADRLGLEDGDPDSAPHVSETNPLSDDTRSRAHIAWGYFCVTCGYAFYYQHPPTRATPSLFIPGSPGFKLPSYMGTTINHICKFWRLCREIVILYSGAPENTAERVPLAAMESKYQQLLALAEEFAVEPSQGTRVPHHIAIFQCVHLLRNIHGLKS encoded by the exons ATGCTCGGCGAGGTTGTGCAGCCAGCGAGCCTGACCCATAGTGCTTCGCCTTCATATCATGAGACTGTACGAGCGACAATACCGTACACACAATCGGCATTGGAGTTCGAGTTGATGTGCAAGCATCCGAATGCATACCAAATCCTCGAGCCTCACGGGCCTTCAGAAGCTGTCGCGAACGCTCTGCTGACTTTCGCCGAATCGCCATTCCGGTCTCA GTTGACTATCGGCGAAGTCAGTCCACCGTCGAGGCTGCGGCAAAAGCATGCCCTCTGTGATGCCAGCCTTCGAGACCTCCAAATCTCCTACTGGACGACCGTGCCTGTTTCCAACGATACCGCTGCCTCGATTATCTCCCTGTACTTGGAGAACATGCATCCCGTCCTCGGTACCTTTGACGCCGATCTGTTCCTCGGTGATCTCCTTGCCCACAAGCTCCGATTCTGCTCGCCATTCCTCGTGAACGCAGTGCTCTACTATGGATGT CACCCATATACGGTCTTCGACGCTACTGCACCAAGCCTCGCTTGGCAGTTGTACGACGAGGCGAACAAGATGTGGGAGGCTGATCAGAGTACCGACTCGCTACTCCATGTTGCCGCGTTGGCCAACATGGCCTATGCCGGCTCGAGCAATGGGCACGACAAAGATGGAATGAAATATCTGAAGCTCGCTCGCAAGATGGCAGACCGATTGGGTCTGGAAGATGGCGACCCAGATTCTGCTCCACATGTGTCAGAAACCAACCCGCTGAGCGACGACACTCGATCACGAGCACATATTGCTTGGGGTTATTTCTGCGTCACTTG CGGGTACGCTTTCTACTATCAACATCCGCCCACCAGAGCCACCCCGTCTCTTTTCATCCCGGGCTCACCAGGGTTCAAGCTGCCCTCGTACATGGGAACAACAATCAACCACATCTGCAAATTCTGGCGTCTCTGCCGAGAAATCGTTATCCTGTATTCCGGCGCGCCCGAAAACACGGCCGAACGCGTGCCACTAGCAGCCATGGAATCCAAGTATCAGCAGCTGCTTGCACTTGCTGAAGAGTTCGCGGTCGAGCCTTCCCAGGGCACGCGAGTGCCACATCACATAGCGATCTTCCAGTGCGTACATCTCCTCCGCAATATCCACGGATTGAAAAGCTAA
- a CDS encoding uncharacterized protein (SMCOG1106:major facilitator transporter~antiSMASH:Cluster_4) encodes MSGKSRAFTYNRRESSGARDDGELQPLISSSSNSSTTNVKMASTTPEKANYTVEAKTDLQASSEISSPTSDEPQSPNSSSAKPKVPWYAYIWDYEPNRSKEESAFLHRLDTSVLIILSLGYFIKNLDQTNIANAYVSGMKEDLRMNQNQINYVDVAWTTGYVVGQIPSQIILTKVRPSIWIPSCEMVWTILTFCLAAAKTSEHVIAIRFFVGLFESIFYPAAHMILGSWYKPSELAKRACIFHASSAIASMFSGYLQAGVYKGLNGTHGLAGWQWLFIMDGVISAPIAIAGLFLIPDLPENSRAFYLRKDQIVLAQKRMESVGRAPRTKLGWSAWKRIFGRWHVYLLTILYIIFINTGPSSGINPFSLWLKDAGYSVELINIIPTAQSAVQAVATVVIAIFSDYWRQRAAWMSVSTFFGLLYSIILAIWAVPSGLKWFAFFIYRMSVPYGPISMSWANEICGADAEERSIVLGLMNSFGYAFNAWLPLLTYPQVDAPIFRKGFIWSTCAFVAQFGITWLVWWFQRRDLKRNVVRSALA; translated from the exons ATGAGTGGCAAGTCCAGAGCCTTTACCTATAACAGACGAGAGTCGTCCGGCGCGCGAGACGATGGTGAACTTCAGCCGCTgatctcatcctcctccaactcGTCAACGACGAACGTCAAAATGGCCTCGACCACTCCGGAAAAGGCCAATTACACGGTAGAGGCCAAAACAGACCTCCAAGCGTCCAGCGAAATCTCCTCTCCCACTAGCGATGAGCCTCAATCGCCAAATTCTTCCTCCGCAAAACCCAAAGTCCCTTGGTACGCCTACATCTGGGACTACGAACCCAACcgcagcaaagaagaaagCGCCTTCCTCCACCGTCTAGATACCagcgtcctcatcatcctctcccTCGGCTACTTCATCAAAAACCTCGACCAAACCAACATCGCCAACGCCTACGTCAGCGGCATGAAAGAGGACCTCCGCATGAACCAAAACCAAATCAACTACGTCGACGTGGCGTGGACGACAGGCTACGTCGTCGGACAAATTCCCTCACAAATCATTCTCACCAAAGTTCGGCCTTCGATATGGATTCCTTCATGTGAGATGGTTTGGACGATTCTGACGTTTTGTTTGGCGGCTGCGAAGACGAGCGAGCATGTGATTGCGATAAGGTTCTTTGTGGGGTTGTTTGAGAGTATTTTTTATCCTGCGGCGCATATGATCTTGGGAAGTTGGTATAAACCCTCGGAGCTGGCAAAGAGGGCTTGTATTTTTCATGCGAGTTCGGCGATTGCGAGTATGTTTAGTGGATATTTGCAGGCGGGAGTGTATAAAGGTTTGAATGGGACACATGGGCTAGCGG GCTGGCAGTGGTTGTTCATCATGGATGGAGTGATCAGCGCGCCGATTGCGATCGCCGGTCTTTTCCTGATCCCAGATCTTCCGGAGAACAGTCGCGCGTTTTATCTGCGTAAGGATCAAATCGTTCTTGCGCAGAAGCGTATGGAATCGGTCGGTCGTGCTCCGAGGACAAAGCTGGGCTGGTCGGCGTGGAAGCGCATCTTCGGAAGATGGCATGTGTACCTGCTCACGATCCTgtacatcatcttcatcaatacT GGACCATCATCCGGCATCAACCCGTTCTCGCTCTGGCTCAAGGACGCGGGCTACTCAGTCGAgctcatcaacatcatccCCACGGCACAGTCAGCTGTGCAAGCAGTGGCTACTGTGGTCATTGCCATTTTCTCGGATTACTGGAGACAGCGAGCAGCGTGGATGTCCGTTTCGACATTCTTCGGTCTGCTGTACTCGATCATTCTGGCCATCTGGGCAGTTCCTTCCGGCCTGAAATGGTTCGCGTTCTTCATCTATCGAATGTCGGTCCCGTACGGGCCGATCAGTATGTCGTGGGCGAA CGAAATCTGTGgcgcagatgcagaagaacGCAGTATCGTGCTCGGGCTGATGAACAGTTTCGGCTACGCCTTCAATGCCTGGCTGCCACTCTTGACGTATCCGCAAGTCGATGCGCCCATCTTCAGGAAAGGTTTCATTTGGTCGACTTGTGCGTTTGTCGCGCAGTTCGGCATTACGTGGCTCGTGTGGTGGTTCCAACGACGAGATCTGAAGAGAAATGTGGTTCGGTCTGCCTTAGCGTGA